Proteins encoded together in one Marispirochaeta sp. window:
- a CDS encoding FliG C-terminal domain-containing protein has product MTLTEGADTIYPMDIRRKLSRAYGKGDNGSGENGKDSDQKPVVRPVSWAPFSNSGENSDSDRQENRKKPAGRPAGLLKTVKDSDGVKKAAKFLLLLNKDDAAKIMRHFSEDELLQISAAMAEVRSVTSEEAKNLLQEFGFLKIPPHTSTGGVDVASAILTASFGKEKADEVLRKVVPFGGEKPFSFLEEYEAHQISTLLKKESPRVIALVLRFLSARKSSAVLKSLPVTTRVEVVRRLGRMDKVDNDALDRMQTALREKIRSMGKVVTQEVDGPSTLAAILKHLSLDHEDSLLRGIEETNPELGKEIKEKVYTLDLLLNISDKELQDVLRTHPDEEVARMLKGRDMRVSEKVLHNLSARRRQMVEDEIERLGSIPRREADEAAREFLDYLMRLSDQGLVHFVDRDEII; this is encoded by the coding sequence TTGACCCTGACGGAAGGTGCTGATACTATCTATCCTATGGATATTCGCCGTAAGCTTTCCCGGGCCTATGGAAAGGGTGATAATGGCTCCGGTGAGAATGGAAAGGATTCTGATCAGAAGCCGGTTGTTCGTCCGGTCAGCTGGGCCCCCTTTTCGAATAGTGGGGAGAATAGCGATTCCGACAGACAGGAAAACCGGAAAAAGCCCGCCGGTAGACCTGCCGGACTTCTCAAAACCGTTAAGGACAGCGACGGAGTAAAGAAGGCGGCAAAGTTCCTGCTTTTACTCAACAAAGATGATGCTGCAAAGATCATGCGTCACTTTTCCGAGGATGAATTACTGCAGATTTCTGCGGCCATGGCAGAAGTCCGCTCAGTTACATCGGAAGAGGCAAAAAATCTTTTACAGGAATTCGGATTTCTTAAAATCCCTCCCCATACCTCAACAGGAGGAGTCGATGTCGCCTCTGCAATCCTGACAGCATCCTTTGGCAAAGAGAAGGCTGATGAGGTACTTAGAAAGGTTGTTCCTTTTGGTGGAGAAAAGCCTTTTTCGTTTTTGGAAGAGTACGAGGCTCATCAGATTTCGACTTTACTGAAGAAAGAAAGTCCCAGGGTTATAGCCCTGGTCTTGAGATTTTTATCCGCCAGGAAATCCTCGGCAGTTCTGAAATCCCTGCCGGTAACGACCAGGGTCGAGGTTGTGCGCCGTCTGGGAAGAATGGACAAAGTCGACAACGATGCCCTGGACAGGATGCAGACGGCCCTGCGGGAAAAAATTCGTTCCATGGGTAAGGTTGTTACCCAGGAAGTCGATGGACCGTCTACACTTGCAGCTATTCTCAAGCATCTTTCCCTGGACCATGAAGACAGTCTGCTCAGGGGGATTGAAGAAACCAATCCGGAACTGGGCAAGGAAATAAAGGAGAAGGTTTACACTCTGGACCTGCTGCTGAATATCTCTGACAAGGAGCTTCAGGATGTCCTGCGCACCCATCCGGATGAAGAGGTTGCCAGAATGCTGAAAGGCAGGGATATGAGGGTCAGCGAAAAGGTGCTGCATAATTTATCAGCCCGGCGCAGACAAATGGTGGAGGACGAAATAGAGCGTCTCGGCTCCATCCCCAGAAGGGAGGCGGATGAGGCGGCCAGGGAGTTTCTGGATTATCTTATGCGTCTTTCGGATCAGGGTCTGGTCCATTTTGTGGACCGGGATGAGATTATTTAG
- a CDS encoding LytTR family DNA-binding domain-containing protein: protein MRVLIVDDEPLAREEMRFLLEEAGGMDIVGEGENGFAAVELARDLKPDLLFLDIQMPGKSGIEAAREICKQQSPPVIIFQTAYDEFAIQAFEVNALDYLVKPVSQERLHNTLGRLKNRQPSVADLERLINRLSTPRQREHKPIPLYAGETIVPLKQQEIIFVEAQGKEVRIVSRRGEFSYHGAFWQVENQLTHPDFIHCHRSYIVNISLVERIDLWVNNTFMLRLSGTDELIPVSRSHIGEFRRRLNL, encoded by the coding sequence GTGCGGGTTCTGATTGTGGACGACGAACCCCTGGCCCGGGAAGAGATGCGGTTTCTCCTGGAAGAGGCAGGAGGTATGGATATTGTGGGAGAGGGAGAAAACGGATTCGCCGCGGTTGAGCTTGCACGGGACTTAAAACCTGATCTGTTGTTTCTGGATATACAGATGCCCGGAAAAAGTGGAATAGAAGCGGCCCGGGAAATCTGTAAACAGCAAAGCCCTCCTGTAATAATCTTCCAGACGGCCTATGACGAATTCGCTATTCAGGCCTTCGAGGTCAATGCCCTCGACTATCTGGTAAAACCTGTCTCCCAGGAACGTCTCCACAACACCCTCGGTCGCCTTAAAAATCGACAGCCCTCTGTAGCCGACCTCGAACGTCTTATAAACCGACTGAGTACACCTCGGCAGAGAGAGCACAAACCCATCCCTCTTTACGCCGGGGAGACCATCGTCCCCCTTAAACAGCAGGAGATTATCTTTGTCGAGGCACAGGGCAAGGAGGTCCGTATTGTAAGCCGCAGGGGCGAGTTTTCCTATCACGGCGCCTTCTGGCAGGTTGAAAACCAGCTGACCCATCCGGATTTTATCCATTGCCATCGCAGTTATATCGTGAATATATCTCTGGTGGAGCGTATAGATCTGTGGGTCAACAATACCTTCATGCTGCGCCTGAGCGGTACTGATGAGCTGATTCCCGTGTCCCGGAGCCATATAGGGGAATTCCGCAGGCGACTGAATCTGTAA
- a CDS encoding carbon starvation protein A has product MISFLLSLGVLIGGYFIYGAFVDKVFGVDPSRKTPAVTKADGIDYVELPWYKIFLIQLLNIAGLGPIFGAIMGALFGPAAFLWIVLGTIFAGGVHDYFSGMLSIRHDGKSVSEIVGFYLGDKIRMVMRVFSVVLLVLVGTVFMYGPAGLLANLGMTGIFAQEKFWLILILAYYFLATVIPVDKLIGRFYPVFGAVLLIMAIGIGGALIFGAMPIPEITLSNMHPSGLAIWPMLFITIACGAISGFHSTQSPIMSRCLANEKYGRRVFYGAMVGEGIIALIWAAAAMTFFNGGIAGLQATLAEGGTGLVVNRVSIGLLGAIGGILAILGVIACPITSGDTAFRSARLTVADSISLDQTPIKNRLMLALPLLGVGFILTFIDFSIIWRYFAWSNQTLATIVLWAAAAYLAVNRRFHWLATAPATFMTAVVTTYILQAPEGLRLPTTISYPVGLITAAALLALFLVKLPKKEALAPVQ; this is encoded by the coding sequence ATGATAAGCTTTTTACTTTCCCTGGGTGTATTGATCGGAGGCTACTTTATTTACGGAGCCTTTGTCGACAAAGTGTTCGGGGTCGATCCGTCCAGAAAAACCCCCGCAGTAACAAAAGCGGACGGTATCGATTACGTCGAGCTGCCCTGGTACAAGATCTTCCTAATCCAGCTTTTAAACATAGCTGGCCTCGGACCGATATTCGGCGCCATCATGGGAGCTCTTTTCGGTCCTGCAGCCTTTCTCTGGATCGTTCTGGGAACCATATTCGCGGGAGGAGTACATGATTACTTTTCCGGAATGCTCTCGATCCGTCATGACGGGAAAAGTGTTTCCGAAATCGTAGGGTTTTACCTGGGCGACAAGATCCGGATGGTTATGCGGGTCTTTTCTGTCGTTCTTCTGGTCCTTGTCGGCACAGTTTTCATGTATGGTCCGGCGGGGCTTCTTGCCAACCTTGGGATGACCGGAATATTCGCCCAGGAGAAGTTCTGGCTTATTCTGATCCTGGCCTACTATTTTCTGGCGACAGTTATTCCTGTAGACAAATTAATAGGCCGCTTTTATCCGGTTTTCGGGGCAGTCCTGCTGATTATGGCGATTGGAATCGGCGGTGCGCTGATTTTTGGTGCCATGCCGATCCCTGAGATTACCCTTTCGAACATGCACCCCTCGGGGCTTGCTATCTGGCCGATGCTCTTTATCACCATTGCCTGTGGGGCCATTTCCGGGTTTCACTCCACTCAGTCCCCCATAATGTCCCGCTGTCTTGCAAACGAGAAGTACGGCCGCAGAGTCTTCTATGGCGCCATGGTAGGGGAAGGAATCATTGCCCTGATATGGGCCGCTGCGGCCATGACCTTTTTTAACGGAGGAATAGCTGGTCTTCAAGCAACTCTTGCGGAAGGAGGCACCGGCCTTGTGGTCAACCGCGTCTCCATCGGTCTGCTTGGCGCAATAGGCGGAATCCTCGCAATACTGGGGGTAATTGCCTGTCCCATAACCTCAGGCGATACAGCCTTCCGCTCTGCCCGGCTCACCGTTGCAGACTCAATCAGCCTTGATCAGACACCGATTAAGAACAGGCTCATGCTGGCTCTGCCGTTGCTGGGTGTCGGCTTTATTCTGACCTTTATCGATTTTTCCATTATATGGCGTTACTTTGCCTGGTCCAATCAAACCCTGGCTACCATTGTTCTCTGGGCGGCTGCTGCATACCTTGCAGTCAACAGGCGCTTCCATTGGCTGGCGACAGCTCCGGCTACCTTCATGACTGCTGTAGTAACAACGTATATCCTGCAGGCTCCGGAAGGACTCAGACTTCCCACAACAATCTCTTATCCTGTCGGACTGATTACCGCCGCCGCTCTTCTTGCTCTGTTTCTTGTTAAACTGCCCAAAAAAGAGGCCCTGGCACCGGTGCAATAA
- a CDS encoding LytS/YhcK type 5TM receptor domain-containing protein — translation MHFDNQIIILLRNLVSQGGLILFFAFLLTRIKVLKRMVLATHPQPRDIVILVLFFSGIGILGTYTGIPIMGALANARVVGVFVGGLLGGPLVGISSGVLAGLHRWSIDIGGFTSVACMVSTVTEGVIAGLFSFRFRKAEKKWLFAARWGATAELIQMVLILLIARPFADAFQLVQIIALPMVLGNAVGIGMFIAVSEDAFHEEERIAAKQSHRVLSTARETTEFLHTGFTPETAAMAASIILKNLKVSAVSLTDREKCLAHKGAGENHHKVLEPLRTSLTREVIQSGSYRVAHTKEEISCSEYGCPLSSAVIVPLKIKGQTIGTLKLYRTGRRTVNSVDIEVALGLATLFSTQIEVSELQRQSELLATAELQALHSQIRPHFLFNALTTITSLIRTKPQQARALLISLSELLRRSLKKPDTRIPLEEELKYIRSYLEIEKTRFGDKISIEYAIDAPKSTPLPPLTLQPIVENAVKHGISGKLQGGTIWLSARQKGGSICFEVRDNGIGMDRGKVSCALNRDKHSDNIGLRNVNERLEYLYGRGLHITSVPGEGTTVEFTIPVQSSLMIGA, via the coding sequence ATGCACTTCGATAACCAGATAATCATACTGTTGCGCAACCTGGTCAGTCAGGGAGGCTTGATTCTTTTCTTTGCTTTTTTGCTGACAAGAATTAAAGTTCTTAAGCGCATGGTCCTTGCTACTCATCCGCAGCCCCGGGATATCGTTATTCTGGTTCTGTTTTTTTCCGGCATCGGTATCCTGGGTACCTATACGGGAATACCAATCATGGGGGCTCTTGCAAATGCGCGGGTTGTCGGAGTATTCGTAGGCGGACTGCTTGGCGGACCCCTGGTAGGAATCAGCTCCGGCGTGCTTGCCGGACTGCACCGCTGGTCCATCGACATAGGCGGGTTCACTTCTGTAGCCTGTATGGTGTCCACTGTTACGGAGGGGGTTATTGCCGGCCTTTTCAGTTTCCGCTTCCGCAAGGCCGAAAAGAAATGGCTATTCGCCGCCCGATGGGGGGCAACGGCCGAACTAATCCAAATGGTTCTGATCCTTCTGATCGCCCGGCCGTTTGCTGATGCCTTTCAGCTTGTTCAGATAATTGCACTTCCAATGGTTCTGGGAAACGCTGTAGGCATCGGCATGTTCATCGCTGTTTCCGAGGACGCCTTCCACGAAGAAGAACGCATCGCCGCCAAACAATCCCACCGGGTACTGTCCACCGCAAGGGAAACCACCGAGTTTCTGCACACCGGTTTTACTCCGGAAACAGCAGCAATGGCGGCGTCAATAATTCTAAAAAACCTCAAGGTTTCAGCGGTTTCCCTGACGGACAGAGAAAAGTGCCTGGCCCACAAAGGAGCAGGCGAAAATCACCACAAAGTCCTGGAGCCCCTGCGGACGAGTCTTACGAGGGAGGTTATTCAGAGCGGAAGCTATCGTGTTGCCCACACCAAAGAAGAGATCAGCTGTTCGGAATATGGGTGCCCCCTCTCCTCTGCTGTAATTGTTCCATTAAAGATTAAAGGCCAGACCATCGGTACCCTTAAACTCTACCGTACCGGCCGCAGGACAGTAAATTCCGTAGATATCGAAGTCGCCCTCGGGCTGGCGACTCTTTTCTCTACTCAGATCGAAGTCAGTGAACTCCAACGGCAGTCGGAATTGCTGGCAACAGCAGAGTTGCAGGCTCTTCACAGCCAGATACGACCCCATTTTCTCTTCAATGCCTTGACCACCATTACTTCACTTATACGGACAAAACCCCAGCAAGCCAGAGCGCTTCTGATTTCCTTAAGTGAACTGCTGCGCCGGTCCCTGAAAAAACCCGACACCCGGATTCCTCTGGAAGAAGAGCTAAAATATATACGCTCGTACCTGGAAATAGAAAAGACCCGCTTTGGCGACAAAATATCAATTGAGTACGCCATTGATGCTCCGAAGAGCACTCCGCTTCCTCCCCTGACCCTTCAACCGATCGTAGAAAACGCAGTTAAACACGGCATATCCGGAAAACTCCAGGGAGGCACAATATGGCTTTCTGCCCGGCAAAAAGGGGGTTCCATCTGCTTCGAGGTTCGAGACAACGGCATCGGAATGGATCGCGGCAAAGTCAGTTGCGCTTTAAACCGGGATAAACACAGCGACAATATCGGATTGCGAAACGTCAATGAACGGCTGGAGTATCTATACGGCCGGGGACTGCATATCACAAGCGTTCCAGGAGAAGGCACCACAGTGGAATTCACTATTCCCGTTCAATCGTCACTAATGATTGGAGCCTGA
- a CDS encoding rhomboid family intramembrane serine protease, with protein sequence MMRIRYNAPITLTFALLATMVLLFDTITRSNLTLLLFTALPRGHFDFASPLAYIRLVSHIVGHMGWEHLLSNFAIILLIGPILEEKHGSLRLLWMIFFTALVTGLVNTFFFHTALLGASSIVFMMIILASFTNVKNGDIPLTFILVIILYLMKEIILITAADDVSQTAHILGGICGSLFGFGGRKKYTPRLSPSDPKD encoded by the coding sequence ATGATGCGAATTCGTTACAACGCCCCAATAACCCTGACCTTCGCCCTGCTGGCTACCATGGTACTGCTTTTTGATACCATAACCCGATCAAACCTTACGCTCCTCCTTTTTACAGCCCTGCCCCGGGGCCATTTCGACTTTGCCAGCCCTTTGGCTTACATCAGGCTGGTCAGTCATATAGTCGGCCATATGGGATGGGAACACCTGTTGAGCAACTTTGCGATAATCCTTTTGATTGGACCGATCCTTGAGGAAAAGCACGGATCGCTGCGTCTGTTGTGGATGATATTCTTTACCGCCCTGGTTACCGGCCTGGTAAACACCTTCTTTTTCCATACCGCCCTTTTGGGCGCCTCCAGCATCGTCTTCATGATGATTATCCTCGCCTCCTTTACCAATGTCAAAAACGGCGATATACCTTTGACCTTTATCCTGGTGATTATCCTCTATCTGATGAAGGAGATTATCCTGATTACCGCAGCAGACGATGTATCCCAGACCGCCCATATTCTCGGAGGCATCTGCGGCTCCCTCTTTGGTTTTGGGGGAAGGAAGAAATACACGCCCAGGCTTTCGCCGTCGGACCCTAAAGACTAA
- a CDS encoding histidine kinase dimerization/phosphoacceptor domain -containing protein: protein MAIEQKTILLVEDEAIIAATEKTVLEENGYQVLVTDSGEKAINAVHKNGSIDLVLMDIDLGPGKMDGAAAAEGILRLRDLPVVFCTSHEEQETVNKVQGIARYGYVLKYTGEFVLLESINMAFELFNAHQRLKNENKERELVEQSRQGQLKNIRFLAETAVQFIDTAVNRDMYTYIGECLYSLTPDSYITVNSVNQERGILTTEALLGVGDRYEKLTALLGINPVGNTYTMNSSLLDLATGKLEKFTGGLHELTFRGIPKTIGSTIEKIFQIGSIYGIAFVVDREIYATATFLLKNGNEIQNSETIEAFVRQASIALKRQKIEDDLRKSRQQLQDLLTEKELLLKETHHRIKNNMNTTHSLLSIQAHSLEDKTSRDIITDAARRLQIMMVLYEQLYHSENYSELNARDFIPPLVGRIRSIFPPIPRVTFDVKVDNVFLSPKVLSPLGIIINELVTNSMKYAFNDVEEGYIGLHVLNTDLKMHLIYEDNGPGLPESITVKDTHGLGLKLVDSLVHQLDGTLQTESDRNGKGVRFTITCNIQ from the coding sequence ATGGCTATTGAACAAAAAACAATCCTCCTTGTGGAAGATGAAGCTATCATCGCCGCGACGGAGAAGACTGTCCTCGAAGAAAACGGCTACCAAGTCCTGGTTACGGATAGCGGAGAAAAGGCAATCAACGCAGTACACAAGAACGGCTCAATAGATCTTGTCCTTATGGATATAGATCTGGGACCCGGAAAGATGGACGGAGCTGCTGCTGCTGAAGGTATTCTTAGACTGAGGGATCTTCCTGTTGTTTTCTGCACCAGTCACGAAGAGCAGGAAACCGTCAACAAGGTACAAGGAATCGCCAGATACGGATATGTTCTGAAGTATACCGGGGAATTCGTATTACTCGAATCCATCAACATGGCGTTTGAACTGTTCAATGCCCATCAAAGGCTGAAGAATGAAAACAAAGAGAGGGAGCTGGTAGAACAATCAAGGCAGGGACAGCTGAAAAACATCCGGTTCCTTGCTGAGACAGCCGTTCAATTCATCGATACAGCGGTGAACCGCGACATGTATACCTACATCGGGGAGTGCCTCTACTCTCTGACCCCTGATTCATACATCACGGTTAACTCGGTTAATCAGGAACGCGGTATTTTGACCACAGAAGCCCTTCTGGGGGTCGGAGACAGGTATGAAAAGCTGACAGCCCTCCTCGGAATCAATCCCGTCGGGAATACTTACACAATGAATTCATCTCTTTTAGATCTGGCGACAGGAAAACTTGAAAAATTCACCGGGGGACTTCACGAACTCACCTTTAGAGGCATCCCAAAGACGATTGGTTCCACTATTGAGAAAATATTTCAGATTGGTAGTATATACGGAATCGCCTTTGTGGTAGACAGAGAGATTTATGCCACCGCTACTTTTTTACTGAAAAATGGGAATGAGATACAGAACAGCGAAACCATTGAAGCCTTTGTGCGGCAGGCCTCCATTGCTCTTAAACGACAAAAAATCGAGGACGATTTACGAAAAAGCAGACAGCAGCTTCAGGACCTGCTTACGGAAAAGGAACTGCTTCTGAAGGAGACACACCATAGAATAAAAAACAACATGAACACCACCCACAGTCTCCTGTCCATCCAGGCCCATTCGCTGGAAGATAAAACCAGCAGGGATATTATCACCGACGCGGCCCGCCGGCTGCAGATCATGATGGTATTGTATGAACAACTGTACCATTCAGAAAACTACAGTGAATTGAATGCCAGGGATTTTATTCCCCCTTTGGTTGGAAGAATAAGAAGTATATTTCCACCGATTCCGCGAGTCACTTTCGATGTTAAGGTCGATAACGTGTTTCTTAGTCCAAAAGTCCTGTCACCCCTCGGGATTATCATCAATGAACTGGTCACCAATTCAATGAAATACGCGTTTAATGATGTGGAAGAAGGGTACATCGGCCTGCATGTATTGAATACAGATTTAAAGATGCATCTTATTTACGAGGATAACGGTCCTGGTCTGCCGGAATCCATAACTGTAAAAGACACACATGGACTGGGTTTGAAACTGGTAGATTCCCTGGTGCATCAACTGGACGGCACTCTACAGACAGAGAGTGACAGGAACGGCAAAGGCGTCAGATTTACCATCACCTGCAACATCCAGTGA
- a CDS encoding DUF2141 domain-containing protein: protein MSGNVTSMQSGTVYLQMVDEAGFKEKKDGFSRGAIIHIETGGRMTKEFLLAGIPPGTYGIRAFLDTNENGKIDFSLRGIEPWGTYRPVRPFMRRPRFREISFSLEDNLSDIEVLIK, encoded by the coding sequence GTGAGCGGAAACGTCACCAGTATGCAGTCCGGCACTGTCTATCTGCAGATGGTTGATGAAGCCGGATTCAAGGAAAAGAAGGACGGCTTTTCCCGCGGGGCAATAATCCACATTGAGACAGGCGGCAGAATGACGAAGGAGTTCCTCCTTGCGGGAATTCCGCCGGGAACCTACGGTATCCGGGCCTTCCTGGACACCAATGAAAACGGAAAAATCGATTTTTCACTGCGAGGAATAGAACCCTGGGGGACCTATCGTCCTGTTCGCCCCTTTATGAGGAGACCCCGGTTCAGAGAGATCTCTTTTTCCCTTGAGGACAATCTCAGCGATATAGAGGTTTTAATAAAATGA
- a CDS encoding tetratricopeptide repeat protein — translation MTPTVQKGLSLLQNGRYEEAMEIFLQVLYDDPKDRDALKNIGIAYTELGRNEEAEKALFYYLDLYPDDAEALEGLGCAFYRQKVYYKAYELLTRASSLRPEAPSIYRNLGLVQLAIDKKEEGYENLKKAHVMNLFDYKTAYAYAAACQKTGRIDEAEEILTELLQDYLPEELESTIRKDLEVLRKARLR, via the coding sequence GTGACTCCCACAGTCCAAAAAGGTTTGAGTCTGCTGCAAAACGGCCGTTACGAAGAGGCGATGGAGATTTTCCTTCAGGTACTGTACGATGACCCCAAAGATCGGGATGCTCTTAAAAACATCGGCATAGCCTATACCGAACTTGGGCGTAACGAGGAGGCGGAAAAGGCTCTCTTTTACTATCTTGACCTGTATCCGGACGACGCTGAGGCCCTTGAAGGGCTTGGCTGTGCTTTTTACCGACAGAAAGTCTATTACAAAGCCTATGAGCTGCTCACCCGTGCTTCGTCCCTGCGTCCCGAAGCACCTTCCATCTACCGCAATCTGGGATTAGTCCAGCTTGCCATCGACAAGAAGGAAGAGGGGTATGAGAACCTGAAAAAGGCCCATGTAATGAACCTCTTCGACTATAAAACCGCCTATGCCTATGCCGCAGCATGTCAGAAAACCGGGCGTATAGATGAGGCCGAGGAGATCCTGACCGAGCTGCTGCAGGACTATCTGCCGGAGGAACTTGAATCCACCATACGCAAGGATCTGGAGGTGTTAAGAAAAGCACGTCTTCGTTGA
- a CDS encoding alanine--tRNA ligase, whose product MTGNELRSKYLEFFKRHGHAIISGASLIPENDPTVLFTTAGMHPLVPYILGEPHPAGPRLTDVQKCIRTGDIDAVGDPSHLTFFEMLGNWSLGDYFKDEAIRMSYEFLTAPQWLGISPDKLSVTVFAGDDDAPRDEDSAKVWRSLGIPEERIYYLPKEDNWWGPAGQTGPCGPDSEMFMDTGKESCGPDCRPGCHCGKYFEVWNDVFMQYNKQADGSYAKLQRTCVDTGMGIERTITILQGKASVYETELFTPIIEKITEISGIAYGGGDEADTSIRIVADHVKTATFIIGDPRGVTPSNLGQGYILRRLIRRASRHGRKLGIEGAFLARPAQVVIEMYREVYPELGEKMDFILKELTSEEEKFLRTLQKGEHEFEKLLPSLEKNPKRQIPGRLAFKLYDTYGFPVEITEELAAEHGFTVDREGFDAAFAKHQEASKKGAEKTFKGGLADQSELTTRLHTATHLLHKALRTVLGEHVGQKGSNITPERLRFDFSHPDKMTPEEIKAVEDMVNEQIKRDLAVTMEVMTLEEAKRTGALAFFGDKYEEKVKVYTMGDYSKEVCGGPHVSHLGELGHFKIQKEQSSSAGVRRIRAVLEPAE is encoded by the coding sequence ATGACAGGCAACGAACTACGAAGCAAATATCTTGAATTCTTTAAGCGCCATGGACACGCGATCATATCCGGCGCAAGTCTTATACCGGAAAATGATCCTACGGTTCTCTTTACCACCGCGGGAATGCACCCCCTCGTTCCTTACATTCTCGGAGAACCTCATCCGGCGGGCCCGCGGCTTACGGATGTGCAGAAGTGTATCCGCACCGGTGATATCGATGCCGTAGGGGACCCCAGCCATCTTACATTTTTTGAGATGCTGGGAAACTGGTCTCTGGGGGACTACTTCAAAGACGAAGCCATCCGGATGAGTTACGAGTTTTTGACAGCGCCCCAGTGGCTTGGCATAAGCCCTGATAAGCTGAGCGTTACAGTCTTTGCCGGAGACGATGATGCGCCCCGGGATGAGGATTCGGCCAAAGTATGGCGCTCTCTGGGTATCCCTGAGGAGCGTATCTACTATCTGCCGAAAGAGGATAACTGGTGGGGTCCCGCCGGCCAGACCGGCCCCTGCGGGCCGGACAGCGAGATGTTCATGGACACCGGCAAGGAGTCCTGCGGTCCTGATTGCCGGCCCGGCTGCCACTGCGGCAAGTACTTTGAGGTCTGGAACGATGTTTTTATGCAGTACAACAAGCAGGCCGACGGAAGCTATGCAAAGCTGCAGCGGACGTGTGTTGATACCGGCATGGGAATCGAACGGACAATTACCATTCTGCAGGGTAAGGCTTCGGTATATGAGACCGAACTTTTTACCCCGATTATAGAGAAGATTACGGAGATCTCCGGCATTGCCTATGGAGGCGGAGACGAGGCCGACACCTCAATCCGCATCGTTGCGGACCACGTAAAAACCGCCACCTTTATCATCGGCGATCCCAGAGGGGTTACCCCCTCCAACCTTGGACAGGGGTACATCCTGCGCCGGCTTATTCGCAGGGCGAGTCGTCACGGCCGCAAGCTCGGAATCGAAGGAGCTTTTTTGGCCCGGCCTGCCCAGGTAGTTATAGAGATGTACCGGGAGGTCTACCCCGAGCTTGGCGAGAAGATGGATTTTATCCTGAAGGAGCTAACCTCGGAGGAGGAGAAGTTCCTCAGGACCCTGCAGAAAGGTGAGCACGAGTTCGAGAAGCTCCTGCCGAGTCTGGAGAAGAATCCCAAACGGCAGATACCGGGACGTCTCGCTTTCAAACTCTACGATACCTACGGCTTTCCGGTGGAGATTACCGAAGAGCTCGCCGCTGAGCACGGATTTACCGTTGACCGCGAGGGTTTTGACGCGGCCTTTGCAAAGCATCAGGAGGCATCAAAGAAAGGAGCGGAAAAGACTTTCAAGGGCGGGCTTGCCGATCAGTCCGAGCTTACGACCAGGCTGCATACGGCAACCCACCTGCTGCACAAGGCCCTGCGTACGGTTCTGGGCGAACATGTCGGCCAGAAGGGGTCCAATATAACTCCGGAACGGCTGCGCTTCGACTTTTCCCATCCGGATAAAATGACTCCCGAAGAGATCAAGGCCGTCGAGGACATGGTGAACGAGCAGATCAAACGGGACCTGGCGGTTACCATGGAGGTAATGACCCTGGAGGAGGCTAAAAGAACCGGAGCCCTGGCTTTCTTTGGCGACAAGTACGAGGAAAAGGTCAAGGTTTACACTATGGGGGACTATTCAAAAGAGGTCTGCGGCGGCCCCCACGTAAGCCATCTGGGAGAACTGGGGCACTTCAAGATTCAGAAGGAACAGTCCTCTTCCGCCGGGGTCCGCAGGATCAGGGCGGTGCTGGAACCGGCGGAGTAG
- a CDS encoding cupin domain-containing protein, with protein MNAQKNWKAFFNAGQMRKETVEGDVVRYIYTGEHLQVVEYHFPPNKSFPAHSHDAHEQMGYVVSGKACFTVNGQKKDLSPGDWYHAPVGVKHEVSIYDEPTVLLDFFSPPRDDLKG; from the coding sequence ATGAACGCTCAAAAGAACTGGAAAGCTTTTTTCAATGCCGGGCAGATGCGTAAGGAAACTGTAGAAGGAGATGTAGTCCGCTACATATATACGGGTGAACATCTTCAGGTAGTGGAATACCATTTTCCTCCCAACAAGAGTTTTCCCGCCCACAGTCACGATGCTCATGAACAGATGGGTTACGTCGTATCCGGAAAGGCATGTTTTACCGTCAACGGACAAAAAAAGGACTTGTCCCCGGGAGACTGGTATCATGCACCTGTTGGAGTGAAACATGAGGTCAGCATCTACGATGAACCGACGGTTTTGCTGGATTTCTTTTCTCCGCCCCGGGACGATCTCAAGGGTTGA